DNA from Babylonia areolata isolate BAREFJ2019XMU chromosome 32, ASM4173473v1, whole genome shotgun sequence:
aaaaaaatattaccatGGTTATTAAATGTGGATACAGTAAGACTATGGTAGTTAGTAAGTGTGGATACTATGAAAACAGTACAGTAAGTGTGGATACTACAAAAATTACTGTGGCTTGTATGTTTGTAGATACCATGAAATAAATGTGGTTAGTATGAGTGGATATTATAAAATAACCATGATTAGTATAAGTGGATACTAAAAAATTATCGTGGCTAGTATGTGTGGATACCATAAAATTACAGTGACTATTATGTGTGGATGCTATAAAATTAGTGTGGTTAGTATGTGTGGATAATAAACAAATTACTGAAGTACAGTATATCTGGATACCGTATCACTGTGGTTAGTGTATGTGGCGAATTTGACGGATCTGTTAGCATATTATCAAAGGGGTTTTGAATTTTGTGCAATCTATTTGTTGCTGTTAATAACGCTGATATGACTGGACGTAAACACTGTTTATACAAACTCTCAATAATGTCAATTTTGATTGAGGTGACAAAGAAGGAGGTTCTGAAGGTAGAAGTTTGGTTCACAGATACTGATCATGATGCTTTAActtgtataaaaaagaaaaaaaagttgtgcttTAAGAATGGGTGAAagcttccccttttttttcttaaaaaaagaaaaaaaagaagagtgattGCCATGAGGTTTGATACACCACAAAATGTTTCTAAACTTAAGTGTAAAACGTAATGGTAAAGAGAACCTCAGATAATGTTTctgtactcctttttttttcttcttttttttttccctttgtacaCTGGTCTTTCCCactaagtcagtgtgtgtgtgtccgagttaGTGTccacatgtttgtatgtatgtgtgtgtgtgtgatcactgtgcgtgtttctttgtgtctttctgtatgtgtgtatctgtctgtctgtcactgtgtgtgtgtgtgtgtgtccgaatgtgtgtgtgtgtgttctttctgtatatgtgtgagcgtgtttgtgtctgtctgtcactctgtgtgtgtgtgtgtgtgtgtgtgagtgagttttaaGTCTGTATGTGAATGTCAAAGTGtgagcgttttgtttgttttttgtttcgtttcgtctttttttcttttctttgtgtgtgtgtgtatgtgtttccctcttgtctttctccacccacctcctccctctctctctctcccagtcattttctctgtgtctatctttgtaagtttgtgtcagtgtgtggatgggggtgtgaAGTTCAGAATGACTGTCtcccctttccttttctctcccccccctcccccctccaccccatctcccctttcgCTCAGGTCTTTTTCCATCTCTCAGGATAGTAGTTGTGGATAATATAAAATTACTGAAGTACTGTATGGGTGGATATCATCAAATTgatgtggtttgtatgtgtggatACTATATTACTGTGGTTAGCACATGTGGCCACTATAAAATTACTGTGGTTAGTATGTGTAGATACTTACTATGAAATTACTTAAGCACAGTTTATGTGGATACCATGAAATAAATGTGGCTAGAATGTGTGGATACTATAAAATGACTGTGATTAGTATAATAAGTGGATACTAAAAAAATTTATTGTGGTTAGTATGTgtggatatttaaaaaaaaaaattactgaagcACAGCAGATGTGGATACCATATTACTTTGGTTAGAAAATGTGGATACTAAAACATTATCGTGGTtagtatgtgtcattgtgtggatACCATAAAATTACAGTGACTATTATGTGTGGATGCTATAAAATTAGTGTGGTTAGTATGTGTGGATACTAAACAAATTACTGAAGTACAGTATATGTGGATACCATATCACTGCGGTTAGTATATGTGGATACTATAAAAATTACTGTGGTTATTAAATATGGATATCATAAGACTATGGTAGTTAGTAAGTGTGGATACTATGAAAACAGTACAGTAAGTGTGGATACTACAAAAATTACTGTGGCTTGTATGTTTGTAGATACCATGAAATAAATGTGGTTAGTATGTGTGGATATTATAAAATAACCGTGATTAGTATAAGTGGATACTAAAAAATTATCGTGGCTAGTATGTGTGGATACCATAAAATTACAGTGACTATTATATGTGGATGCTATAAAATTAGTGTGGTTAGTATGTGTGGATAATAAACAAATTACTGAAGTACAGTATATGTGGATACCGTATCACTGTGGTTAGTGTATGTGGCGAAGGCGAATTTGACGGATCTGTTAGCATATTATCAAAGGGGTTTTGAATTTTGTGCAATCTATTTGTTGCTGTTAATAACGCTGATATGACTGGACGTAAACACTGTTTATACAAACTCTCGATAATGTCAATTTTGATTGAGGTGACAAAGAAGGAGGTTCTGAAGGTAGAAGTTTGGTTCACAAATACTGATCATGATGCTTTaactttttaaagaaaaaaaagttgtgcttTAAGAATGGGTGAAagcttcccctttttttttcttaaaaaaagaagagtgatTGCCATGAGGTTTGATACACCACAAAATGTTTCTAAACTTAAGTGTAAAAAGTAATGGTAAAGAGAACCTCAGATAATGTTTCtgtactcctttttttcttttttcctttgtacACTGGTCTTTCCCactaagtcagtgtgtgtgtgtgtctgtcactgtgtgtgtgtgtgtgtgtccgagttagtgtccacgtgtttgtgtgtgtgtgtgtgtgatcactgtgcgtgtttctttgtgtctttctgtatgtgtgtgtctgtcactgtgtgtgtgtgtccgaatttgtgtgtgtgtgttctttctgtatatgtgtgagcgtgtttgtgtctgtctgtcactctgtgtgtgtgtgtgtgtgagtgagttttaagtctgtatgtgaatgtcatagtgtgagcgttttgtttgttttttgtttcgtttcgtcttttttcttttctctgtgtgtgtgtgtgtgtttccctcttgtctttctccacccacctcctccctctctctctctcctagtcattttctctgtgtctatctttgtaagtttgtgtcagtgtgtggatgggtgtgtgaagTTCAGAATGATTGTCtcccctttccttttctctcccccccctcccccctccaccccatctcccctttcactCAGGTCTTTTTCCATCTCTCAGGATAGTAGTTGTGGATAATATAAAACTACTGAAGTACTGTATGGGTGGATATCATCAAATTGATGTGGTTAGTATGTGTGGATACTATATTACTGTGGTTAGCACATGTGGCTACTATAAAATTACCGTGGTTAGTATGTGTAGATACTTACTATGAAATTACTGAAGCACAGTTTGTGTGGATACCATGAAATAAATGTGGCTAGAATGTGTGGATACTATAAAATGACTGTGATTAGTATAAGTGGAtactaaaaaaaattattgtggttagtatgtgtggatattttttaaaaaattactgAAGCACAGCAGATGTGGATACCATATTACTGTGGTTAGAAAATGTGGATACTAAAAAATTATCATGGTTAGTATGTGTGGAGACCATAAAATTACGGTGACCATTATGTGTGGATACTATAAAATTAGTGTGGTTAGTATGTGTGGATACTAAACAATTAACTGAAGTAGAGTATATGTGGATACCGTATCACTGTGGTTAGTATATGTGGACACTATTAAAAAAATAACTGTGGTTATTAAATGTGGATACCATAGGACTATGGTAGTTAGTAAGGGTGGATGCTTTGAAAATACTTCAGTAAGTGTGGATACTACAAAAATTACTGTGGCTAGTCAGTGTGTAGATACCATGAAATAAATGTGGTTAGTATGTGTGCATATTAAAAAATAACTGTGGTTAGTTTAAGTGCAGTGGATACTAAAAAAAATATCATGGTTAGTAGTATGTgtggatactaaaaaaaaatactgaagcaCAGTAGTTGTGGATACCGTTTTACTGTGGTTAGAAAATGTGGATACTATAAAATTATTGTGGTTAGTATGTGTGGATACCATGAAATTATGGTTGCTAGTATGTGTGGATATTATAAAATTAGTGCGGTTAGTATGTGTGGATACTAAACAAATTACTGAAATACAGTATATGTggatactaaaaaaacaaaaacaaaccatggTTATTAAATGTGGATACCATAAGACTATGGTAGTTAGTAAGTGTGGATACTTTGAAAATACTTCAGTAAGTGTGGATACTACAAAAATTACTTAAATAAATGTGGTTAGTATGTGTGCATATTAAAAAATAACTGTTTAAGTGCAgtggatactaaaaaaaaattatggttaGTATGTGTGGATACTAAAAAATTACTGAAGCACAGTAGATGTGGATACCATATTACTGTGGTTAGAAAATGTGGATACTATAAAATTATCATGGTTAGTATGTGTGGATACCATGAAATTACGGTGGCTAGTATGTGTGGATACTATAAAATTATTGTGGTTAGTATGTGTGGATATTAAACAAATTACTGAAGTACAATATATGTGgatactataaaaaaaattttttaccatGGTTATTAAATGTGGATACCATAAGACTATGGTAGTTAGTAAGTGTGGATACTTTAAAAATACTTCAGTACAGTAAGTGTGGATACTACAAAAATTACTGAAATAAATGTTGTTAGTATgtgtggaaattaaaaaaaaacagtggtTAGTTTAAGTGCAGTGTATACTAAATTTTTGTGGTTAGTATGTGTGAATACTAAAAAATTACTGAAGCACAGTAGATGTGGATACCATATTACTGTGGTTAGAAAATGTAGATACTATAAAACTACTGTGGTTAGTATGTGTGGATACCATGAAATTTCAGTGGTTAGTATGTGTGGACACTATAGTATAAAATTACAGTGGTTAGTATATGTGGATACTAAAAATGACTGAAGTACAGTATATGTGGATACCGTATTACTGTGGTTAGTATATGTGGCTACTATAAAATTACTGTGGTTATTAAATGTGAATACCATAAGTGTGGATACTATGAAAATAAGTACAGTAAGTGTGGATACTGCAAAAATCAGTGTGGTTAGTATGTGTTATTACTATAAAAACTGCTGAAAGTAGTACGTGTCAgtactaaaaaaaataattgtaTGGATACTATAAAATAACTGTCATTGTATGGATACTATAAAATTACTGTGGTTCACCGTATGTGTGGTTGTACTGACCGATACATTCCATCAGGTGTGTAAATGAAAACCCACTTGCAGATGTTCATAGcatatttttatttttgaaaaaacaaaGCCTCTTTGAATGATCTAAAACAAGGAATGGTGATAAACTGTCTCATGATGCTGTGTTCATGTTTTTGTACTGTGATAAAGACctcaaactgaaacaaaatcaaacaatatTATTGGTAATGTTACATGTACTAAAATTTAACAAATGTCTGTTTTAAATCAAACACATCCTTGTAAGTATTTATGCCATGATGCACTTTAACAAATACAGTTTAAATGGAATTGTTTTTAAGACACTCGAGGCCCTCTTATATCACTGCTGTCATCTTGGTTGTGTGACAGAAATATGGATGGATCTGTTGGCATATTATCATTTAGAGGGTTTCAGAACATGTGCAGTGCTTTAAGTATTATTATTGATAGCCCTGATTTCATTTTGTactatatgtgcgtgtgtctgagtgtgtgtatgcatgaaaatgtgtgtcttgagtgtctgtgtgtgcatatagtggtgtgtgtgtgtgtactgatgtgtctgagtatgaatatattatatgtatctactcttgtggatgggtgtggggtggatgggtgtgggaagTTCAGAAtgattttcttctcttccttcctctctctacccatctcacCGTCTTTGtttctgctcctccccccccccccccccaccccctctgttagtctgtcactatctacacatgtttctgtctgcccatctgttgaTTACTGTGTGGCTGCATCTTGGTGGTTAGGAATGCTTGTCCTCTTTGCCTGTTCCTGAccttctctcttgtctgtgttatttctctccccccccccaccccttctctctgtctcatttctctctcccccacccatctctatctctccacccacccatctctatctccacacacacacacacacacaaatatctatctctccacccacccatctctatctctccacccacccatctctatctccacacacacacaaatatctatctctccacccacccatctctatctctccacccacccatctctatctccccccccccacacacacacacacacacacaaatatctatctctccacccacccatctctatCCCCACAACCatctttctctccacccacccatctctatctcccctgcccccatctctatctctccacccacccatctctatctctccacccacccatctctatctccctcccacccatctttctctccccacaaCCATCTCAAgtctcccccacccatctctatctctcttccccatctctgtccccccctccctccctcccctatctctctccccacccatctcatctcatctccttccacccaccccctctctgccagtctgtcattttctctgtatcCATCTGACGCTGTGTATCATGAGTGTAGGTAGTTTAAGAGTatgtcgtctttctttctttccagtccctcttagtctctgtctggccCTCTCCTTGTCGTCCAGtccctcttagtctctgtctggccCTCTCCTGGTCGTCCAGTCCCTTAGTCTCTGTCTGGCCCTCTCCTGGTCGTCCAGTCCCTTAGTCTCTGTCTGGCCCTCTCCTGGTCGTCCAGTCCCTTAGTCTCTGTCTGGCCCTTTCCTGGTCGTCCAGTCCCTTAGTCTCTGTCTGGCCCTCTCCTTGTCCTCCAGtccctcttagtctctgtctggccCTTTCCTGGTCGTCCAGtccctcttagtctctgtctggccCTTTCCTGGTCGTTTAGTCCCTCGTTGTCTCTGCCTGGCCCTTTCCTTGTCGTCCAGTCCCTTAGTATCTGTCTGGCCCTTTCCTTGTCGTCCCTCTTAGTCTGTCTGGCCCTTTCCTGGTCCTCCAGtccctcttagtctctgtctggccCTTTCCTGGTCGTCCAGtccctcttagtctctgtctggccCTCTCCTTGTTGTCCAGtccctcttagtctctgtctggccCTTTCCTGGTCGTCCAGTCCCTTAGTCTCTGTCTGGCCCTCTCCTGGTCGTCCAGtccctcttagtctctgtctggccCTTTCCTTGTCGTCCAGCccctcttggtctctgtctggcCCTCTCCTGGTCGTCCAGtccctcttagtctctgtctggccCTCTCCTGGTCCTCCAGtccctcttagtctctgtctggccCTCCTTGTCGcccctcttagtctctgtctggccCTCTCCTGGTCGTCCAGTCCCTTAGTCTCTGTCTGGCCCTCTCCTGGTCGTCCAGtccctcttagtctctgtctggccCTTTCCTGGTCGTCCAGTCCCTTTTAGCCTTTGTCTGGCCCTTTCCTTGTCGTCCAGtccctcttagtctctgtctggccCTCTCCTGGTCGTCCAGtccctcttagtctctgtctggccCTTTCCTGGTCGTCCAGTCCCTCTTAGTCTTTGTCTGGCCCTCTCCTGCTCGTCCAGtccctcttagtctctgtctggccCTCTCCTTGTTGTCCAGtccctcttagtctctgtctggccCTTTCCTGGTCGTCCAGTCCCTTAGTCTCTGTCTGGCCCTTTCCTGGTCGTCCCGtccctcttagtctctgtctggccCTCTCCTGGTCCAGTCCCTTAGTCTCTGTCTGGCCCTCTCCTGGTCGTCCAGTCCCTTAGTCTCTGTCTGGCCCTCTCCTGGTCGTGCAGTCCCTTAGTCTCTGTCTGGCCCTCTCCTGGTCGTCCAGtccctcttagtctctgtctggccCTTTCCTGGTCGTCCAGTCCCTCTTAGTCTTTGTCTGGCCCTCTCCTGCTCGTCCAGtccctcttagtctctgtctggccCTCTCCTTGTTGTCCAGtccctcttagtctctgtctggccCTTTCCTGGTCGTCCAGTCCCTTAGTCTCTGTCTGGCCCTCTCCTGGTCGTCCAGTCCCTTAGTCTCTGTCTAGCCCTTTCCTGGTCGTCCCGtccctcttagtctctgtctggccCTCTCCTGGTCCAGTCCCTTAGTCTCTGTCTGGCCCTCTCCTGGTCGTCCAGTCCCTTAGTCTCTGTCTGGCCCTCTCCTGGTCGTGCAGTCCCTTAGTCTCTGTCTGGCCCTCTCCTGGTCGTCCAGtccctcttagtctctgtctggccCTTTCCTGGTCGTCCAGTCCCTCTTAGTCTTTGTCTGGCCCTCTCCTGCTCGTCCAGtccctcttagtctctgtctggccCTCTCCTTGTTGTCCAGtccctcttagtctctgtctggccCTTTCCTGGTCGTCCAGTCCCTTAGTCTCTGTCTGGCCCTCTCCTGGTCGTCCAGTCCCTTAGTCTCTGTCTGGCCCTTTCCTGGTCGTCCTGtccctcttagtctctgtctggccCTCTCCTGGTCCAGTCCCTTAGTCTCTGTCTGGCCCTCTCCTGGTCGTCCAGTCCCTTAGTCTCTGTCTGGCCCTCTCCTGGTCCAGTCCCTTAGTCTCTGTCTGGCCCTCTCCTGGTCGTCCAGTCCCTTAGTCTCTGTCTGGCCCTCTCCTGGTCGTCCAGTCCCTTTTAGTCTCTGTCTGGCCCTTTCCTGGTCGTCCAGtccctcttagtctctgtctggccCTTTCCTGGTCCTCCAGtccctcttagtctctgtctggccCTTTCCTGGTCCTCCAGTccctcttggtctctgtctggcCCTTTCCTTGTCGTCCAGtccctcttagtctctgtctggccCTTTCCTGGTCGTCCAGTCCCTTAGTCTCTGTCTGGCCCTTGTCGTCCAGtccctcttagtctctgtctggccCTCTCCTGGTCCTCCAGtccctcttagtctctgtctggccCTTTCCTGGTCCTCCAGtccctcttagtctctgtctggccCTCTCCTTGTCGTCCAGTCCCTTAGTCTCTGTCTGGCCCTCTCCTGGtcgtcctttctctctgtgtgtcctgcctgtctttttctctttgtgttgatgtctctcttgtctgtcttttttttttttccgtttgtgtccctctctgtggatgggtgtgggtaaGGAGTATGTTGTCCCTCTTCCtgttcgccctctctctctgtctcacccaccccccacccctttgtctctccccttccctccctccctctctgaatgtgtgtgtgtgcatctctgtctgtctgttttgttatgttttatgttcactctctctttcactgtgtatGGTTATCCTTGTCCTTTCGCCTATATtcctgtggttggtgtgtgttgatACTATCAATTACAGCAGTTTCTATGTGTGAAGACTATAAAATTACTGTAATTTGTATGCTCCGACACCATAAAAGTAACTGTAGTGACTGTGGATACTGAAAAAATAATTGTGGCTGGCATAAGTAAATATACTATAAAATTACAGCTGTtagtatatattattatatacattGGTGTAAAATATTACTGTTACCAGTATTTGTGGATGCAATAAATTCCTGTGACTAGTATGTTTGGATACTATAAAGTTACTGCTGTATGTGTAGATACTAAAGAATTATTGCAGTTAGTATGTGGGGGTACCATAACATGTGTGGAGAATGTAGGGGTACCATTATATTATGTGTGGATATTTTGAAAtcactgtggtttgtgtgtggaaaATACAAAATGATTGTGTGTATGGTTAAAACTAAAAAGTAAAAAATTTAACAAAAGTGTGCTTTCAGTGGATGAAACGATTCCTTTTTGAGACTGGTCATGTGGTcatgacatttttttgtttttttttttgtttttacatgcgACAAAATGGGTTCAGACAAAATGGGTTCCACAcctgagtgtaaaaaaaaagaaagaagaataaataaagataaactttagacagtgtctctgtttctttgtctcttttcccatctttccctctctgtccgtctctttctctctcttggtctgttcCATCATCTGTATATGTAATCCATGTTTTTGTCCGTCTCCATCACTCTGTGACTGATTTCAGCAGTTGAAGATTGTTTGTCCCTATTACCTGTTCCTGTCTTTACctttttcccccctgtctctgtctgtatcatgggTATGGGTAATTCAGCTatatctctgttttttgttttttttggggttgtttttttttttaaaatctgtctgTATAATGGGTATGGGTAGTTCagatctctatctctgtatcgtGGGTATGGGTAGTTCAGATCTCTGAATCATGGGTATGGGTAGTtgctcctttctctctgtatgtccacctgtctgtgtgtccacctgtctttttctctgtgtctgtatgtccacctgtctgtatgtccacctgtctttttctctgtgtctgtatgtcctctGTGTcctcctgtctttttctctgtgttgatgtgtctgtgagtcctctctgtatgtccacctgtctgtatgtccacctgtctttttctgtgtgttgatatgtctgtatgtccacctgtctttttctctgtgtctgtatgtccacctgtctgtatgtccacctgtctttttctctgtgttgatgtgtctgtgagtcctctctgtatgtccacctgtctgtgtgtccacctgtctttttctgtgtgttgatgtgtctgtgtcccctgtctgtatgccctctgtctgtttgtccacctgtctttttctgtgtgttgatgtgtctgtgtcccctgtctgtatgccctctgtctgtttgtccacctgtctttttctctgtgttgatatgtctgtatgtccacctgtctgtatgtcctcctgtctgtatgtccacctgtctttttctctgtgttgatatgtctgtatgtccacctgtctgtatgtccacctgtctttttctctgtgttgatgtgtctgtgagtcctcctgtctgtatgtccacctgtctgtatgtcctcctgtctgtatgtccacctgtctttttctctgtgttgatgtgtctgtgagtcgtcctgtctgtatgtccaccAGTCTGTATGTcctcctgtctgtatgtccccctgtctgtatgtccaccAGTTTGTATGTcctcctgtctgtatgtccacctgtctgtatgtcctcctgtctttttctctgtgttgatgtgtctgtgagtcctcctgtctgtatgtccacctgtctgtatgtccacctgtctttttctctgtgttgatgtgtctgtgagtcccctgtctgtatgtccacctgtctttttctctgtgttgatgtgtctgtgtgtcccctgtctgtatgtccacctgtctgtatgtcctcctgtctgtatgtccacctgtctttttctctgtgttgatgtgtctgtgtgtcccctgtctgtatgtccacctgtctgtatgtccacctgtctttttctctgtgttgatgtgtctgtgagtcccctgtctgtatgtccaccAGTCTGTATGTcctcctgtctttttctctgt
Protein-coding regions in this window:
- the LOC143276422 gene encoding uncharacterized protein LOC143276422, whose translation is MQTGGLTDTSTQRKRQVDKQTGDTQTHQHREKDRRTYRLVDIQTGDSQTHQHREKDRWTYRQVDIQTGDTQTHQHREKDRWTYRQEDIQTGGHTDRGHTDTSTQRKRQVDIQTGDSQTHQHREKDRWTYRQVDIQTGGLTDTSTQRKRQEDIQTGGHTDRRTYRQVDIQTGGLTDTSTQRKRQVDIQTGGHTDISTQRKRQVDIQTGGHTDRWTYRHINTEKKTGGQTDRGHTDRGHRHINTQKKTGGQTDRGHTDRGHRHINTQKKTGGHTDRWTYREDSQTHQHREKDRWTYRQVDIQTQRKRQVDIQTGGHTDTEKKTGGHTDRWTYREKGATTHTHDSEI